In the genome of Burkholderia sp. PAMC 26561, the window CGTGATGTAGTCATCGACCGTACCCACTAGCTGGTGTTTGCCCATCCATGCTGCGAGCGTGCGCCAATACGTGAGTTTGTTTTCGACCGTCCCTGGGCTCTGTTTATTTTTAATCACCCACACATTAACCAGATGCCGAATATGCTTGCTCGAGATATTCCACGGTGTCTCAATGGCAAAGCCATCGCGCCTTAGCTCTTTGAAACCGGCAATCAAAGACAAGAGGCGCCGCTCCTGTGTTTTAATTGAAATGGCATTGGCTGTCACCCGCGTCTTACTATGCGCATGAGACAGGAATTGTTGGAAGAGTTTGTCCAGCTCTCCGGTTAAACGCTTAGGAAGACCCGATCGTTCAAGTATTGCGCGATAACTGACTACGACTTTCATTTGCTTTCCTCATATTTAAACGGCACGCGGTTAAAAATTAATGCCGTCTTCAGTTAATTAGTCTAGACATACAATTCGCCATCCCAACGCCTCAACCAACTACTAAGGACTCTGCGCGAACACCAATCACACTTCGACCGCTGCGTTAGCAGCACGCGAAAACGAAGTTCAGGCGATGTCTCCATAGAAAAACGTTCTCAGTACCGCGTCGTTATGCATCGTTGGGTGCCGAGCACTACCCATCCCGGCGCACAAGGCACTCAGTTTCCAGCACCCATTACGAGCGCGATAATTCGCGTGAATCTATAGGCGTCGCGTGTTGTTCCGCCAGCGACGATTCGCGTCTTCGCCAAGTCACCGGTTTTGCGGCGCGCACAATGCTATTACTTAACCTCCGCTATGATTCTTGCGTTGATTTCGTTTTAGGTCTTTCGTTTTTTTTCGCATACGTGACGATCAACCCACATGACCTCCAATTTTTCTCGCTCCCTGAAAATTCTCGGTGATTTTTAAACAATCTCCGATTTGTTTTTAGGTTACGTAACCGGAAGTTGCAAATCTCACTCAATGTTTATTGATCCTCCTCAACGCATTCTGGAACACTACGCGTCCCCTTCTAATAAACTAACGCATCGCACGCCAGATAATTAAACAGGGCAAAGCCGCCGCACCTAATGGAACACACAGCGCGAATCTCAATAAGAAAACCAGTTAAGCACGAATGTCGTATCGCCGGTAATGGTGGACACAGGAAATTTCGAAGGTGAACTTTATTGCGATCGCGTATTGCCTCGATGCTGCAGGTGAACTAGGTTGATCAAATGGCAATTTAAGGTCGGTTGATACGACGGACTGTGCTCCTTATTTCGACACGGCTTGGCTCCCGTTCTCGAGACGCCGATAGAGCGTTTGACGTGAGATACCTAAACTCTTTGCCGCATGGGATTTGATTCCCAGAGCGTTGGCAAGGGCTGCCTGTGCTTGTTCAGCCGTCACTTCTGGCATGGCGACGCGAACGCGATCTATCACTAGATACCTGCTCGCCTTAATTTCCCGACTGAGGCCCGCCGCTTGCACAACGCGCCGCATGGCGGCACGATGACTGTCGCGCTCCGCGCGTTCAGATGTACCTTTCACCGGGGCGGCCATGCTTGTCGATCGCTCGTACACATCCTGCAGATATTGGTGGCGCAAACCCAAACTGGTTATGCCAAGCATCCTGTTCACGATCCCGTGTTTGTTCAACACAGCGTAGTAGACATTGCGCCATTGACTCGTCGTCAATCCTTGTCTCATTGTCGTGCCGGTAGATTTGTTGGATAAACGCGCCGCCTCTGTTAACACCGCATATTGCAGTTCGATTGGAACGGATCGCGCATGACCGCCAATCGTTCCCCGCATCACATTCACGAACGCTTTGTCTCGCAGCGCCTGCGCGGGCTTTAGCATGAAGCTTTCTCCCACCTTCAACCCAAATGCCATCTGCAACTTCAGCTGAACGGCAACATTAGGGTCGGTGCGTGCAACTTGTTCGATCAGGAGCATCGCATTCACCCCGCTGCCGTCCCAGGATTTATCTCGAGATGCCAAATGCGACCTGACTAATCCGTGCGATTCTCGATCAATGTAATCACTGAGCGTTCCAACTAATTCGGGCGTACCAATCCATTCGCCAAAGGCACGTAAATGCGTCAGCTTGTTTTCAATCGTGCCGCCGGAATGACCGAGACGGACCCACAAGTTAACCAAAATCTGCACGTCGCTTTTGTTGATGTTCTGGGGGTATCGCAATGGTTGACCGTTCATGTGCAATTCAAGGAACGATCGGCAGATCGCTCGTGCACGGACCTCTTTGGTCTTTGCCGACAATGATTTCGATGTGATTCTCGCGCGGCGGTGATACCGTTCGATGTTATCTGCTAAGAGACATTCAAGGGCAATCCTGAAGGGTAATGGCAACTTGTAGTCGTGAATTACGGCGGATACATCGAAGATCGGTGCCATAGTCTTTCCTTCGCAAAAAAATTGGTATAGATACGGGCTCAGAACGTGCGAGTACCTCACCCGTGCGAAAAGCGTATGTGCTCAAGGGCGAACTCGCGCGCTGCGCCAACATTAGTCAACGTTAATACATTGGGCTCTCTTCCCAGCGGGCTGCACTTCGTCCGCGTCGCTAAGCACGCGTGTCCCAGCACGGCCGCAGCATTTCTATCAAATGATGTTGGTCACTAGATTTTCCGCTGGCTGGCCGACGCTTCTTGCTTGCAGGTCTGTGCGTGCACGGTGCCATGTCGGGCGGTCGTCCGATCGTTTGTTTCGAATGTTCTCGATTTCGCCGTTCAATGTTCTTTGTTAGTAACCGTCGTGCCGATCGATACGACGGGTGGGTTTTAGGAAACTACGCGCTTGCATTCCGGGACTTTAGCGATGATTGTTTGATCCACCCGACGCAGGGAAGCGGCTGCGTTCCGATGGTCCCAAGTCAGCAATGCAGACTCAGGCTACTCAGCCGACGCACGCTAGGGCGGCAGCTAAGCAATTCTATTTGCGCATTTTGGTTCGGCTGCGCGTGCCGATCGATTAGTTCTCGGAAACTCGTACATGCTTCGTACATGAAGTTTCCCGCCCCTGGCAAGCCGGTGCATCGTTGCCGCGGTGTATCGGGCAACCCACACCATGCCCAGCGACAATGCTGAAGGGGCGAGTTGAATGGCCTCGAGCGCAGTGAGTCCGGTCACACGCTCGTTCTTAGTCACATGCTCCGCGCTTAGCGCACGCGGGTCATGGACGGTCAATATGCCTTGGACGCCCGAATGTCGGGACGGCGGCATGTGATGCAATTGGCGGACGTCCAGGACGTCTTTCATGAAGATGGCGTTCATTGGAAAGCGTTGTAACGGAGTCGGGGCCCTCAGGCTCAAGTCGATGCGTCGATGGCGCGGTGTATGAATGAATCGTACCGCTGCGTGCGGCGCGCATTGGCTTGCAAAGCTCACGAATTTGCTATGTCTTTCGCCGCAAGCGGCTGAAATTAGCGTTATCTGTGAGCCACGAAGCCGCTACGCGCGCGTTTTTGGGTTTCCTGACACGGCCCATACAGTGATGCAGGGGCCATACGCAGCGCTCAATGGCGGTGACACGCCCACTGCGTTGTCGCAGCGTCCGCCCAAAAATAATACTGAGCGAGTTGCGCACTCAGTTGTCGCGTCGCACCACCGGTTGAATCGGCGCCAAGCCCTGTCAACAAGCTCCTGCGCATGGGCTGGAGATACCCTTATGTGGATAACTACAAGGCTTCCCTTTTAAAGGCTCCAATGGGTCATCCTCTGAAATGTAGAGAAGGGAAGCGCGTCGGTTTGGGTTCTGCCACCGCGCCGACGCTGTGGTTGTGCCGCCGCCTGACGCCACCACTGGAGACGCCGAAAGCACCGGAAGCACCGGAAGCACCAATGCGGGAGAGCGGACCCATCGCAATCACCGAACCGAACGACATGCAATGGGCCCGGATGTTGAGACGTCCCGCACGGTCCGTTTTGGCGACGCCACAAGGACGCTTTTCTCGCCCGACTTAGCGCACGCGATGCCCCATAAGTTGAGGCGATGATCTGGACCGCGTTTATGCGTCATCCGTTTTGATAAGCCCGCCAGGTCATTTGCATCGGTCATAGTTAGACGGGGCAAGTGCATCTTGAGCCAAATCCAAGAGTGTGAGAATTCCCTTAAGGCGCATGCGTTGAGCCGGAACAAGCTCGTATGTATCGGCCAAGTTTCGAATTCGTTCGCGCCAGTAGTCGGGGTTGAGATTGATATAACGGCCGCCTTCGGCCTGCACGACGGCATATCGAACCACAGCGTCCAGGTGCCTGAGTTCTGCATCAGCGAACATTGACGGATGGCGTTTCGGTTGATTCAGGACCAACTGACGTTTAATAAGGCCCCTCATAGCACTACCTCTGGCCACCGGATCGTCGCGGGCAATGCATGCGTGACCCAACTGACGCGATGCGATTGTTCGTGCTCGTCAGTACGTCTAACTCGGTCTGCAGTCCTATTGAAATATCTTAAAAAATTTTTGTATGAATACGATTGCGTCCTACTCATGGTGACTGCTTGATGAAACCGACACGAGGCGACGACGATACGTTCAAATAGGGCAATGCATGAAGCGGAGGCAGAAACATGATTTGTGCGCATTGGAAGAAAGATTCATTGGTGACAATCCATCTTCTCGGCTTGGCGGCAATGTCAAGGCGACGACGGCGCGCTTAACCTGCAATGGCCTGCGGCACTCGCGTCTTTGGATTGAATCACTCATCGCCGACCGCGGCCGTCGTCGTTTTTTTCTCGTCGCTCATTGCCCACCCTTTCAAGAGGGCAATCGGATTGCATGCCGCGACCGTGCATAGTCCGCGATTTTTTTAGATGTACGCCAGTGCGCCATGTATTCTGGAAGCGGAGTATCGCGTGCAGACGTCCAATTGCGCATCCGCCTGTGCCAACGTCGAGGGCGGCTTTCTTAACACCCACCCGGATACTTCGAGAGCAAATGTCGATAGCGCGTCAAAGCTGGCCTTAGCGGTTCAGAGATTTGGATGCGGCTGCTGGGGCAATCGAGCGCCCCTTTGCACCTTGCGTGGTTTGAAAGAGGCGACACCCTGATCGCCGTACAGGGTCTTTCTCACAAAGACGCTATAAAACGTATCTCTTTGCAGCACCCGACCGGTCAAAACAGATGGCGGACGCCCCGGAATGCCCGAAAAACGTTTTCCAGATTTTTTATTTTGTTATCCGAGGTGTTTTTCGAATCTTCTTATTTATAATCAAAAACTTAGAAAAAATAACATGTCGCGAGACCCTGAGTGCCGATCAGGGTCTCCTGAAACCCAGATCACCATACGCGTCGCCCGTCCGGTCAAGCCGCTACCTCAACCTCATTTGCCAATACTGTGGTGCGCCCGCAGTATTGGCTAGCTTCGGAAGCCAGAGCTATCAGTATCGCGAAGACTGCGACACGCTGTAGCTCTGTGAGCCCTGTCAAGCGTGGATTGGAGCTTCTGCACTATTCACCAACTTGTTGCCGGCTGAAATCGTCAGGCGAGCAGTCGTCGTGATTTTTTAGTTTGTGCTCACCGCGAAAACGCGCCTGCTCCAGTTGGACAGCGCACATTCGGAAGAGAACAGCCGGAACCGACTTTCACAGAGGCACCGTCGCCTAAAGGACATTATCTCCCGGGCGGGACAGAGATTATTTGAGATCTGACAGTATTTCGTAATGTTTCTCTCGGAAAGGGATATGTTTTTCCATAGCTTTCTCAATTACCCCTTATATGCCGTATGAGGGGTCTCGGGAAACGCAGACCATCGATTGGCGAAGGAACGCGAGGCGTGAGATTCGTCCAGCTTTGGCTAGCGTGCACACAAGGTTGTGAATTGCACACCGGGCGTGATTGTGCCCGAGACAGCGGATACGAATGCCGGGCGCCGATTGTCTCGTGCGGAGAGCTTCACGCGCGATCGGCTCAGATCTATTTCTTCGGGGCTTGCTTTAGTGTTCGGTGCTCGCGAACGCGCTAGGAAGATATCGAGAGAACCGCACATTCTGTAACTGGCGGGCAAACCAACGAAGCGCAGGAGGCCGCCCGTGCCGAACAAGGTATGGGAGGTGTAAGCGCGCGGGATTGTCCAGATGAACGAATGAGCGAATCCGAGGTTGCTTTATCGTCAATCTCAC includes:
- a CDS encoding helix-turn-helix domain-containing protein encodes the protein MAPIFDVSAVIHDYKLPLPFRIALECLLADNIERYHRRARITSKSLSAKTKEVRARAICRSFLELHMNGQPLRYPQNINKSDVQILVNLWVRLGHSGGTIENKLTHLRAFGEWIGTPELVGTLSDYIDRESHGLVRSHLASRDKSWDGSGVNAMLLIEQVARTDPNVAVQLKLQMAFGLKVGESFMLKPAQALRDKAFVNVMRGTIGGHARSVPIELQYAVLTEAARLSNKSTGTTMRQGLTTSQWRNVYYAVLNKHGIVNRMLGITSLGLRHQYLQDVYERSTSMAAPVKGTSERAERDSHRAAMRRVVQAAGLSREIKASRYLVIDRVRVAMPEVTAEQAQAALANALGIKSHAAKSLGISRQTLYRRLENGSQAVSK